Proteins found in one Misgurnus anguillicaudatus chromosome 3, ASM2758022v2, whole genome shotgun sequence genomic segment:
- the rps3a gene encoding small ribosomal subunit protein eS1: protein MAVGKNKRLTKGGKKGAKKKIVDPFSKKDWYDVKAPAMFNIRNLGKTLVTRTQGTRIASDGLKGRVFEVSLADLQNDEVAFRKFKLVTEDVQGKNCLTNFHGMDLTRDKMCSMVKKWQTMIEAHVDVKTTDGYLLRLFCVGFTKKRTNQIRKTSYAQHQQVRQIRKKMMEIMTREVQTNDLKEVVNKLIPDSVGKDIEKACQSIYPLHDVYVRKVKMLKKPKFELGKLMELHGEGGTTSTATKPAEGETGAKVERADGYEPPIQESV from the exons ATGGCAGTCGGCAAGAATAAGAGGCTGACCAAAGGTGGCAAAAAAGGTGCCAAAAAGAAGAT TGTTGACCCCTTCTCCAAGAAGGACTGGTATGATGTCAAGGCACCAGCCATGTTCAACATCCGCAACCTGGGCAAGACCTTGGTCACCAGGACTCAGGGAACCA GGATTGCCTCTGACGGTCTGAAGGGACGTGTGTTCGAGGTCAGTCTTGCTGATCTGCAGAACGATGAAGTGGCCTTCCGTAAATTCAAGCTTGTCACAGAAGACGTGCAGGGCAAGAACTGTCTCACCAACTTCCACGGCATGGACCTTACCCGTGACAAGATGTGCTCCATGGTCAAGAAATGGCAG ACAATGATTGAGGCCCATGTTGATGTGAAGACCACCGATGGCTATCTCCTCCGCCTTTTCTGCGTGGGCTTCACAAAGAAGCGCACCAATCAGATCAGAAAGACCTCCTATGCTCAGCACCAGCAGGTCCGTCAGATCCGCAAGAAGATGATGGAGATCATGACCCGTGAGGTTCAGACCAATGACCTCAAGGAAGTGGTCAACAAACT GATTCCTGACAGCGTAGGCAAGGACATTGAAAAGGCCTGCCAGTCCATCTACCCTCTTCATGATGTCTACGTCAGGAAGGTTAAGATGCTGAAGAAGCCCAAGTTTGAGc TTGGCAAGCTGATGGAACTGCATGGTGAGGGTGGAACTACCAGCACTGCCACTAAACCTGCAGAGGGCGAAACTGGGGCCAAGGTGGAGAGAGCTGACGGATATGAGCCCCCCATCCAGGAGTCTGTCTAA
- the sh3d19 gene encoding SH3 domain-containing protein 19 — protein sequence MAEARHQDGAEDCPNVSTPRIRDSIDHSERNKPDHLHVSQGALSSIKSAFKRTSPRARSQTENSRERRRPEITILSAEPLTPTSWFPASGGFPSPTFTTQPIWSENILNAAQLPPSYEQVIKEKTQEQVTTPTPFPRRSYTTTTATQTDRQEENATCPDSNTPLQLIQQHRRGVSTKQPNKPPRPLLPSKPKVTQTSTDKEDEIATQSCSNAKNCSNPGTAVLPVTTDLTPTQPPVPRPRATPVPRPRVTVKPTNQVNVPPLIKLHDSWDDGLVTPIENSNVQTSNYLNELLDVYISEPQYELSNPVNIQCKKTGQSAENHSENMTALHSDRNIRAKIQAFESVLGAENVENDETTTPFPRPRKAQTKPPVLAPKPSIAPRPSIKKPKEEEFPQDNHLNDVIIPPTPAPRPQLFKKPLDTKDESDFQLPLRPIPIPPSRPSLIKAKNVSSQDEEAVFKGLPSPLKPSKDLLNFNNHNSTALLPNTTSTESMHTNDFVDAAINNSPIKPARQGGFSYMAPNVQGVTRRPTVIRVPSKTEKYPEEMTDVPPPLPVQKAVGGLPTPAKPSRKDSFSLPSEISLPPRPIGGKVLPARPPPAKTNPGRPPPPQKNGSVRQEVSSKLQQPHSQQQNRRGSKKGPALPPRPNPGHHLYNKYTLGIPHGIAQFNHNGTDIGELSFQRNEVLVLLEQLDSKTFECQAGNAKGTVQASHMKIITPLTNLSYNPAPQQKNTPSQFFSGMVENTGSLQVQALYDFTPEGPGELGLKAGDVVSNVEQLDSEWYMGTCRNITGFFPVNYAKPLNKPVTPAPATFISETKPKPTPEPISGPRCIARFDFEGEHSDELSFSEGDVIQLLDYAEDEWASGRVNGKVGIFPLNFVEVIVDLPATPVQKSASNKIALPGMAGLSNTQKSLKANEPGGVEWAVALYDFTAETEDDLPFQQGDRILVTAHIDDEWWSGRFNGREGVFPKAFVEVATGGWK from the exons aCCATTCAGAAAGAAATAAACCAGATCACTTACATGTAAG tcaAGGAGCCCTTTCCTCAATCAAATCagcttttaaaagaa CATCTCCGAGAGCTCGTTCACAGACTGAAAACTCCAGAGAAAGAAG GCGCCCTGAGATTACTATCCTATCAGCAGAGCCGCTGACACCCACTTCCTGGTTTCCAGCATCTGGAGGTTTTCCATCCCCAACATTTACCACACAACCAATTTGGAGTGAGAACATTTTGAATGCTGCTCAG CTCCCACCATCCTATGAGCAGGTGATCAAGGAGAAGACCCAGGAACAGGTCACCACGCCAACACCGTTTCCACGCCGCTCATACACAACCACTACTGCCACCCAGACTGACAGGCAAGAGGAAAATGCCACTTGTCCAGATTCCAACACGCCTCTGCAACTGATCCAGCAGCACAGACGTGGAG TCTCAACGAAGCAGCCAAACAAACCACCTCGTCCATTATTGCCATCTAAACCCAAAGTAACTCAAACTAGTACTGATAAAGAGGACGAAATTGCCACTCAGTCCTGCAGTAATGCTAAAAATTGCTCCAATCCCGGCACAGCTGTGTTACCTGTCACTACTGATCTAACACCAACTCAACCCCCTGTGCCCCGGCCACGTGCCACACCTGTACCCCGGCCACGTGTCACAGTCAAACCAACTAATCAAGTCAATGTGCCACCTCTGATAAAACTACATGACAGCTGGGATGATGGTCTTGTAACCCCTATTGAGAACTCGAATGTTCAAACAAGCAACTATCTGAATGAACTCTTGGATGTGTATATCTCAGAACCACAGTATGAACTGAGCAACCCTGTTAACATTCAATGTAAGAAGACTGGCCAAAGTGCTGAGAACCATAGTGAGAACATGACCGCCCTTCACAGTGACCGCAACATTCGTGCAAAGATCCAGGCCTTTGAAAGTGTCCTTGGTGCAGAGAATGTAGAGAACGATGAAACCACCACGCCTTTCCCCCGGCCTCGAAAAGCTCAAACCAAACCACCTGTGCTGGCACCAAAACCCTCCATTGCCCCACGACCCTCCATAAAAAAACCCAAAGAAGAAGAGTTTCCACAGGACAATCACTTAAATGATGTCATCATACCACCCACTCCAGCACCAAGACCTCAGCTTTTCAAAAAACCTTTGGATACAAAAGATGAATCAGACTTTCAGCTGCCGTTGAGGCCAATCCCCATCCCTCCATCGCGACCCTCATTGATCAAAGCTAAGAATGTAAGTTCCCAGGATGAGGAAGCAGTATTCAAAGGACTTCCATCTCCGCTCAAGCCCAGCAAAGATCTACTCAACTTCAACAATCACAACTCTACTGCACTTCTGCCAAACACCACGTCCACAGAGAGCATGCATACCAATGACTTTGTGGACGCTGCCATTA ATAACTCTCCTATTAAACCTGCACGTCAAGGGGGATTCAGTTACATGGCACCAAACGTTCAGGGAGTGACCAGGAGACCCACAGTCATCAGAGTCCCAAGTAAAACTGAAAAGT ACCCCGAGGAGATGACAGATGTTCCTCCTCCCTTACCTGTACAGAAAGCTGTGGGTGGACTCCCTACACCTGCGAAACCCTCTCGCAAA GACTCCTTCAGTCTCCCATCTGAAATCTCTCTTCCACCACG GCCCATCGGAGGAAAGGTCCTGCCTGCTCGCCCACCACCAGCTAAAACAAACCCAGGAAGACCTCCACCTCCGCAGAAAAACGGCTCAGTGCGACAAGAAGTATCTTCAAAACTACAGCAACCTCATTCTCAGCAACAAAACCGTAGAGGTTCGAAAAAAGGACCCGCCTTGCCACCTAGACCCAACCCTGGACATCATCTTTATAACAAATACACA cTAGGGATACCCCATGGTATTGCTCAGTTTAACCACAATGGCACAGACATTGGAGAGCTGTCTTTTCAG AGAAATGAAGTCCTCGTCTTACTTGAACAATTAGACAGCAAAACATTTGAGTGCCAAGCGGGAAACGCTAAGGGGACAGTGCAAGCATCGCACATGAAGATTATTACACCTTTAACAAACTTATCCTATAATCCTGCACCACAG CAAAAGAACACTCCATCTCAGTTCTTTAGTGGAATGGTGGAAAATACTGGATCTTTACAAGTACAAGCACTGTATGACTTCACACCAG aGGGTCCAGGAGAGCTGGGTTTGAAGGCTGGTGATGTGGTTTCTAATGTTGAACAGCTGGACAGTGAGTGGTACATGGGAACATGCAGAAATATCACTGGATTCTTCCCCGTTAACTACGCCAAACCACTG AACAAACCTGTTACACCTGCGCCTGCAACATTCATCAGTGAAACAAAACCCAAACCGACTCCTGAGCCTATCAG TGGGCCAAGATGCATAGCGAGGTTTGATTTTGAAGGAGAGCACAGCGATGAGCTCTCGTTCTCTGAAGGTGATGTCATTCAGCTTCTAGACTATGCGGAAGATGAATGGGCTTCTGGGAGAGTGAACGGCAAAGTTGGCATTTTCCCCCTCAACTTCGTGGAAGTGATTGTGGATCTTCCTGCAACACCAGTGCAGAAATCTGCTTCAAACAAAATTGCACTGCCTG gAATGGCCGGTTTATCtaacacacaaaaatcacttaaaGCCAATGAG CCTGGAGGTGTGGAGTGGGCTGTGGCTCTCTATGACTTTACAGCAGAGACAGAGGATGATCTACCCTTCCAGCAGGGAGACCGAATCCTGGTTACAGCTCACATAGACGATGAATGGTGGAGCGGGAGGTTTAATGGCAGAGAAGGTGTCTTCCCTAAAGCATTTGTAGAGGTTGCTacag GTGGATGGAAATAA